The genomic interval tctgaaaatcttttTAGCATCTTGTCCGATggtgtgactcctccccctgtaAGAATGGAGGCACTTGCTGGCAGCAGGGTGCTTCTTACACCTGTCAGTGCCAGACTGGGTGGACCGGCCTCTATTGTGACATCCCGAGTGTTTCTTGCGAGGTTGCTGCTAAACAGCAAGGTACAACAGTGTGCATCTACTGCTTTGGATTTTGTTCTCTCAATTTGTCATAAAACATTCTCGCACGTAGCTGccacttttgacattttgttgcGTTGTAGGTGTGGAAGTGAACCAGCTGTGCAGGAATTCAGGGCAGTGTTTAGATGCTGGAAACACACATTACTGCCGCTGCCAGGCTGGTTACACTGGGAGTTACTGCCAAGAACAGGTAGATGAGTGCTCACCCAACCCTTGTCAGAATGGAGCAACCTGTACCGACTACCTTGGAGGTTACAGTTGTGAGGTAAGGGACATCATTTTTACTTGATTCAAGAGGAGTCTGTCAGCTATTTGCAACCATGcaggcaaaataaaatgtaatctgtGATGACAACAGATACTTGGACTGAAAACTATACCAAAATGATGAAATTTGCATTATCTAGCAatacattctcatccccaagaaGTCACACATTGgcgtttggttaaggccccCTCCGTGCCacttgacgttttgggtgtccccaactcaacgtttttttgacgtgctggctgtttgtaaaatacAGGGTCCGCAACTCTTGGGACTAAGTACCGGATGCACACTGGTCCAGTACCTATACCctaccttaacccagtactgcTTCGCATCCGATACCGTGTCTCGTTCATGCccggtaccgcgtctggtactggttcggaTCCAGTATCTCATTTGGACCGTTGTCGGGTTAGACTTAGGGCACTGGTGCGCTACGCGTcacggtactggaccggttgtGGTTCGGAGCCCGGGTGTTGAGGagccatgatttaatgggaacagccagtatgtcaaaaaatacaagttgagtacacccaaaacgtcaaaaagtaacACGGAGGGGTCATtagccaaacgtcaatatgtgacgacttgggagtgagaatgtgggCATATACGActatatttatgtttgtctgCATTTCTCAGTGTGTCCCTGGTTACCATGGAGTTAACTGCTCCAAAGAGATCAATGAATGCCAGTCTCAACCCTGCCAGAATGGCGGCACCTGCATTGATCTCATCAACACCTACAAATGCTCCTGTCCTAGAGGAACACAGGGTACaactcagcattttcagtttgtttaataAGCAATTCCACATTAAATCAATGTATGTggttaacatttttacaacctCACATCTGCTTCAGGTGTCCACTGTGAGATGAACTTGGACGACTGCAACCCCTTCAATGATCCATTCACAAACGAGCCCAAGTGCTTTAACAATGGCAGATGTGTGGACCGCATTGGAGGCTACCAGTGCGTGTGTCCTCCAGGTTACGTTGGCGAACGGTGTGAGGGCGACGTCAACGAGTGTTTGTCGGATCCTTGCGACCCCAGTGGGTCTTACAACTGCATCCAGCTCACGAACAGTTACCGCTGTGAATGCCGCACTGGCTATACAGGTAAGGCTGGATATCTCGCAACAAGTTACAAGACAACAAAAGTCTTATATTTATGAGATAATCTGACATTCTGGATGCTTCTGCATTGCAGGACAGCGTTGTGACAAGGTTTTTGATGGCTGTAAAGGACGACCCTGCAGAAATGGAGGGACTTGTGCAGTTGCCAGCAATACACCTCATGGTTTCATCTGCAAATGCCCCCCTGTGAGTGTAAAATCTCATACTTAAAAAGCTGCTTCGTTAAAAGTTAAATTCTCCCTTCATGTTTCTTatctatgctttttttccccagggCTTTACTGGTTCTTCTTGCGAATATGACTCCCACTCTTGCGGAAGTCTGAACTGCAAGAATGGTGGTACATGCGTGTCAGGTCACCTAGGCCCCCGCTGCCTGTGCCCCTCAGCTTTTACTGGGCCAGAGTGTGAAACCCCCACAGACAGCCTTTGCATTTCCAATCCCTGTTACAATGGCGGTACGTGCCAGACCACCCCTAATGCTCCCTTCTTCAAGTGCAGCTGCCCCAGCAACTTCAACGGCCTTCTTTGCCACATACTGGATTACTCCTTTGTCGGGGGGTTTGGCCGAGATATCACCCCACCTCCGGAGGTGGAGGTAAGCTGTGGGATTCCACAGTGTGATGAGTGGGCTGGCAATCACATCTGCGACTCACTCTGCAACAACCATGCCTGTGGCTGGGATGGAGGAGACTGCTCTCTTAATTTTGATGACCCATGGAAGAACTGCTCAGCTGCTCTGCAGTGCTGGCGTTACTTCAACGATGGAAAGTGTGATGGGCAGTGTAACAGCCCGGGATGCCTCTATGATGGCTTTGATTGCCAAGGACAAGAAGGGCAGTGCAAGTAAGTTTGTAATatggaaaatatatatagaacATATTGGAAAATATTGTTCAAGCACTGATGCTAACAGCCattctgtcctttttttgtctAGTCCATTATACGATCAGTATTGCAAAGACCATTACGCTGACGGTCACTGCGACCAAGGCTGCAACAATGCAGAATGTGAATGGGACGGCCTGGATTGTGCCAACAACATGCCAGAGAAGCTAGCAGATGGCCATTTAGTTCTGGTGGTCCACATTCCCCCAGAAGTGCTGAAAAACCGCTCATCATCGTTCCTCAGAGAGCTCAGCAGTGTCCTCCACACCAATGTGGTGTTTCGCCGGGATGCCAAAGGAGAGCCCATGATTTTCCCTTACTATGGGAATGAGCAGGACCTGGTCAAACACAACATGCTCAAACGATCGACAGACGGCTGGCCAGAGTGGGCCTCAATGCCGGCCAACATCTTGGATGAGATGAAGGAGAGTGTGTCCTCTGTGGTCACCTCAAGGAAACGCAGAGAACTGGATCCAGTGCAAGTCAAAGGGTAAGAAGAAAATGTATCAACGAAATCGCTCCCAAAACACTTCTTACTTTTCACAGAAATCTGCAATGCtcatgtttgtcttttctcCTAATAGGTCTATAGTGTACCTGGAGATTGACAACCGTCAGTGTTACCAGCAGTCCTCTGAATGCTTTCAGAGCGCCACAGATGTTGCTGCATTCCTCGGAGCGTTGGCCACCAGTGGACACCTCAAAGTTCCTTATATTGAAGCTGTCACAAGTATGACACATTGATCTTTTACATAACACATGCAAACATCTAAAGATACCCTGAAGTACCTTACTAATGAAGATTTGACTTCTCCTTCAGGTGTGAGGCCACCTGGATCCACTTCTGAGCTCTACCCCATGTACATAGTCTTCCTGGGTTTGGCTGCTCTGGGTTTTATATGCTTAGGTGTTCTGGTGTCCCGCAAACGGCGGCGAGAACATGGCCAGCTCTGGTTTCCGGAGGGATTTAAAGTATCTGAGCCTAGCAAAAAGAAACGCAGAGAACCATTGGGGGAAGACTCTGTTGGACTGAGGTAAGTAAAAATCGAGATTAAGGTCTTAAACTGgctatgttaaaaaaacaggatcaataaataaataatactttttGTCAAATGGCTGATTGTCTTGTATCCCTTTTGACAGACCtatgaaaaattctgacataAATCTTATGGATGACAATCAAAATGAATGGGTTGACGATGATCCAGACTGTAGGCGCTACAGGGTAACTATCCATTTTTCCTTGTTATTCTAAAGAATTGTAAGGAGAGTTGATGATACTGACAAACTGGATCGGTCTGTTTTTCAGTTGGAGGAGCAAGCCATGTTAGATTTATGTGATCACACTGATCAAAGGAAATGGACTCAGCAACACCTGGATGCCGCTGATCTGCGGATTGCATCCATTGCTCCAACGCCTCCTCAAGGAGAAATTGAGAACGACTGCATGGACGTCAACGTCCGGGGACCAGGtttgtttacaaacaaaatatggCATGTAACAGTTAGGGCTGGGTTCATAAAATCGATTTAAACTCAACAGATTaataatcaatttataaaaatatagattgatttcccacataaagctaaagtacgCTATCTTAATGGAACTTCCCAttggacagctaatgctaacacttggtcgacctaaacatacattgctgattaaataaacatctttatatactcacaggtatgaactcttttaaggaaatattgctttaaagtaaccatttttggtctaaaaaacacattcttggctcattctttcttcttcttctggaataaggtgtaattgcatgatcgccacctagtggccaaactgaaacgccctccaggagagggaGAGAACACTGTTTACAATGATCTGAAGtttttgttggagcttctccttttgagaatccacATAGCACTGTAAGaaattaacaatctcattatttcactaataaattttacagtacGTGAACTGTGAcagattattataaatatattagattattattgtatttataaacaaatgtgtatacaaatgtaaactcaaaatagaaTCGAATTAAAGGAtggaaagaattaaaaaaattagaatcaaatcaatttagGCTCctgtgaattgaattgaatcgattctggaaaatataatcgatacccagccctagtaacaGTCCTAAAAGccatgtcaaaaatgtgttaacttaTTTCTTTGCGTTTCAGATGGATTCACCCCTTTGATGATTGCCTCCTGCAGTGGGGGAGGATTGGAAACTGGTAacagtgaggaggaggaggatccCTCAGTGGAAATAATCTCAGACTTCATTTACCAGGGAGCCAACCTCCATAACCAGACTGACCGAACGGGAGAGACTGCCCTCCACCTGGCAGCCCGCTACGCTCGGTCAGACGCTGCTAAGCGCCTCTTGGAATCCAGTGCTGATGCCAACGTTCAAGACAACATGGGTCGCACTCCGCTTCACGCTGCTGTGGCGGCAGATGCACAAGGAGTGTTCCAGGTATCTGTTTGCTCTGTTAAGGATGTTACAGTcatcttgaaaaaaagttatatacCTAAatgcgtttttttcttttttagattttgatcaGAAATCGGGCCACCGATCTAGACGCCCGCATGCATGACGGAACAACACCTTTAATACTTGCTGCTCGCTTAGCGGTGGAGGGAATGGCTGAGGAGCTTATCAACTCTCACGCTGATCCTAATGCCACAGATGACTCTGGTGAGTTTTGTTTTATCAGACAGTCCCTACAGATGTCCTATTGTCTGGGAGAcataataacaaatattttttatccttttttttaggtaaatctGCCCTTCACTGGGCTGCAGCGGTAAACAACGTGGAGGCTGCCTTAGTCTTGCTGAAGAATGGTGCCAACAAGGATATGCAAGATAACAAGGTCTGTTCAAATCTGATCTAGATTACTTTTGTATAATTATTTAATCAATAATCCTCTAACTTGGTTTTGTCCCTTTTTGCCTTTAGGAGGAAACCCCACTCTTCCTTGCAGCCCGCGAAGGCAGCTACGAGACAGCAAAGGTACTTCTGGATCACTTTGCCAACCGCGAAATCACAGACCACCTCGACCAGCTGCCTCGGGATATCGCCCAGGAGCGCATGCACCATGACATTGTCCGTCTTCTGGACGAGTACAATGTGGTACGAAGTCCGGGGCTCCACAGTGCCCCCCTAAACACCTCCACCCTTTCACCGCCCCTCTGCTCTCCAAACGACTATCTCGGCAACCTGAAGTCAGGTCAGTCTGTGAAAAAGGTCCGTAAAATTAGCTCCAGTGGAAAAGGGGGAAAAGATGGGTGCAAAGATAACaagctgaaaaagaagaagtctcTGGATGGGAAGAGTAACTTGTTGGATACATCAGCAGTTCTCTCCCCAGTTGAATCCCTTGAGTCTCCCCATGCCTATCTGTCAGATGTGGCCTCTCCTCCCATGCCATCCCCCTTCCAGCAGTCTCCACCTATGTCCTTGAATCAGCTGCAAGGCAGTGGGGACTCCCACATAGGCCAGGTGAGCATGGGCAAAGATTTGGGCTGCATTTCTTTTGACCCAACACCACCTCGCCTCTCCCACCTGCCCGTGCAGAGCTCCAACGCTCAGGGCACGACATCCATCAGCAACCGAGGAGGTCAGTGCGACTGGGTCTCCAGGATGCATCATGATGTGAGTCAGCAAGGAAGCTACACCCAAGCAGCGACACACAACATGCTGGGGCCTCTGCACGGAGTCAGCACTGCCACTTTGTCTCAGATAATGGGCTACCAGAACGTGCAGACCGGTCACCTCGGCTCGCCCTCACACATGCTGCAGCAGGTTCACTCCCGGCAACTGCAGCACCAGAACTCAAACTCCACCGCGGCTGGTCAAACCCTCAGCCAGAACTTTCCCACTATTGAGCTGAACGGCTCCGAACTGCCGCAGAACAGCAGCTCGGGCCGGTCGGTGCCGATCCACACGGTGATGCCCCAGGAGACGCAGATGTTGGGAACCCAGTTTCTCACCCCTCCATCCCAGCACAGCTATTCAGCCCCTATGGACAACACTCCCAGCCACCAGCTCCAGGTCCCCGACCACCCGTTTCTGACCCCCTCCCCGGGGTCTCCCGACCAGTGGTCCAGTTCATCCCCACATTCCAACTTATCCGATTGGTCGGAGGGCATCTCCAGCCCGCCCACAAGCATCCACTCACAAATGAATCTCATCCCAGACCAGTTTAAGTAGAGACATCTAAACCAAGACTCTATGTACAAACACAGTGTCAAACTTTTCTCAAGACTGAATCCCTTTTTATTACAAGTTTTTATACTAATAAGATactttttagctattttgtatttatttatgagcatttttttttacctgaaatgaaaagatgattttatatttatgatttttatttgttctgtttgtttgaaAACAATAGAAACTCTTGAAAAGAAATGTATATGAGAAAGAAAGTCTCCTAGGTGTGTACACTggttatttatttgtcttttgttgatatttttcacTGAAAATTTTGGAGCTTCAGTTCtcacaaatttaaacttttgagGTCAGCATTatgaaatgcttgttttttcagacttttataaatattttaagttttcagtattAATTATATGTTAaccacctttttaaaaaatacaagttttgtcacattttcacTAAGTCTTATCACTGAATATGTGTTGGACGAtgatttaatatatttctaCGAAGCGTCACCTTTTCTTGCGTGTTACGCCGGAGGAGAGGAACCAGAGAAATGAAACTTTGGACCTTTATAAGCACAGAACTTACTTATAGGATGTTGTTCAgactgagcagaaaaaaatctgagcctatttttaaataacttatgGTCTGGGCTGGTGCTGAGTAACTGATTTGTGGCAACTAATGATGCAAAGCTTgtgtctttgtttcattttgcttCACAAATCCCTGTTTATGGTTACCATGTTTAACCTGTTAAGTGATGACCTACTGTAGAGCGCTGGAATGTTACATTTGCcaccgtttaaaaaaaaaaaaaagaagtgccagtgtgatttatttgtttattgttgaTTGTTTTTCCTATGAAAAGCAATGTATTTGTGAGATTTTATGTAAAACGAGGCAAACTTTGTAAAAGAAATGGGACCTTTGTGTGTTTAACGACATCATCTGCACTTTGTAAAGAAGTGTGGTTTAGGGTGTctaaatgtcatgttttataAACTAATCCTAaaggttaagatgtgttttttaaatgaaaataactcaaatcTTCACGCACAGCTGTAGAAAAGATTTCTGTGTAAAATGATTTCTTAAGAAATGTCgtctgataaaaaataaatgttatgtaAAATTGTCAtgattcaataaataaatactgttaAGCCTTCTCTTAcaataacttgtgtttttttttttcaaataattgcaacaatgaaaataagtcaaaatggTTAACGATTCATTTGAGCAGAATAATACCCATGGAGGTTTATTTAGGTAAAAtcctcttgttgttttctgGATATACTGTTGACGGATAGATTGAAGTGGTTTTACCAGGCAAGCCTTtaacccttttttctgtttgtctatGCTTAAGAATGAGGGTTTTTGAAGGATCTAAATCCTGGAAAGCAGCTTGATGGGAGGAAGAAGCCTAATTTAATGAATACATGACAAAAGAGCTGAAGGGAATCTGGTTTGACAATGAAAAAGATATAATACAAAGACTAATAATTAATGAGCAAAGAGCAGCTGAGATGACTGGCAAAAAGACGAAACTAAAAATCAAcataatttaaacaaacaaagcaagGATTtacctaaaaagacaaaatgaaaaaaaggccGTAATCCTCAAATTTTTAATAGGTTATTGTGTAAAATGGCAAGATGAAAACATTCAATGGTCTGTGAGTCAGAGCAGTTTGAACCGTTTTAGTGAACTTGCACGTAAAAAAGGACTTACATAGATGATcataaaaataagtttgtaagcataaaaactacaactaaaagttaatttaataaaactcCTATTTAggttatatattggttattttctctttttttctcatagtcAGCTTTAGGATTGATTTTTAGGTtcttagacttttattttgatcagatttacCTTTAGTTTAAGATGCTCCCAGAGCCTCGGGTGATCAAGTCTGCTGGAGCTCCCAAAAGTCAGAACAAGAACCCAGATTTCAGCACGGTGGGCCTTGCCTATAGAACAGCCCGCCTGCGGATGTGAGGGCTTCACCCACTGTGtggttttttaagaaaacactgATAACTCATCTGTTTTGTATGGATTTTAAGTCGTTTTTACATGTCTACatggtttaaattgatttcatacattttatttatgtgatttattttttaacatgtgtatgtgctttattttttattatggttGCTATTTTTAACctatatttttacaattatttattttttttttagctggaaaagtgctttatatatGAAGTTGAATTTGAACAGTGTAATAACTGCTACAACttacaatttattttctatatGAAGCGCTTttgttatagtaaaatatgtttaatctATGTTGAAATTCATTGGAAAGAGAAATTCCTATTTTGAGAgtgaagattttaaaatatgtgttcATAAATAATAGAACACTTCAGGCACATGCTCCTCAAACTAGTCAAATATTGCTTAgatatttgaaatattattgGCCATTATAAATTATAGGAAGACTGAGCTTAATGGACAGAATGAGAAcacacagattttattttttttatgattaaattgAGAGAACATGTAAGTTTGAAGTTGAAATTTTTCTGCTAGACCAACtgaatgtaaattttaaaacagCTACAGCTTACTTTATAACTATGCTGCAAGTTGTATCAGCATGAAGCTACATTGCCCCCCCGTGGTGACACACTGTAATAACAAGGATTgcatttttgatttaatcaaaAGCAACTTTCACATGAGATTTGACTATTATAAAAGgtaactttttcaaactactCTTTAAGTTTTTgcaggaaataaatgaaaaaatcaatACCTTTTTAATGTATTGTACCGGACGAACATGCATCTAAgaccaaaaaatataataaatgttcacaatattctaatcatttttggacatatttcttttttgttttttcatgtaataCCTAAATGATTAAACATGatgcaaagaaaacatttatcacCATTATTATATTTAACACACTCCAATTATTGTTCATACTTTATACAATTTGATTTAGGCATAATTAAAGGCTTTACATGTAAACAAAGCTTAGTTTAATTCAAAGTCTCAAGTTTAGTTATAAGCCAAAGGCCCATTGagatgaaaattttgtttttactattttttaacatgacattttttttttcttttagctaaaaGTGTCATAATTATAGCAAAAAGATTACCGTGAATGCtatcaaaatagatcaaaagatgattataGTGTTTATTGGAAGGGCATGtgtcatgcaaaatcaactttttttttttttagctttttaagtgttttttttaatgttaattcctaacaaaaaaacaaccccaaagcagcaATTTTCTCCATTCATTCTTCTCTTTGAATTCCTCTGAAACTcggcgctctgagcaccagcccctcctgaTCCCATGACgtcacaaagtgaggaacagccccttccagggaGACTCTGCACTGCCCCCAAAATAACACTCACCCTTACATTCTCCACGGAGATAGAGGTGATCAGCAAACGGCTTTCCATTTATATGGACTTGAAGGTGGACGTAATCCTGGCCTTGTACTCGTCCAGCCGCGTCAGGATGTCGTAGCCGTACAGCGACAGCAGCCAGATGGGTGACAGCAGAGGGGGCATTGGTGATGGAAATTGCCCCCTCATGCTGCTCAAGGCCAGGAATTCCTCACAGATGCCAAGGTAGTGGACCGCTCTCCGCATCCCGGAGTTTGAGCGCTGCTCAGGAACAGCCGACATGTGAAGAACAGGTAAAGGGAGGTTGGTTGTAGATTGGGCGGGGTTGGGCAGGGTTCCACCACAGATTCAGCTCAGAGGTGAGCCTAGCCTTTTCCGAGCCATCCCTGGAAAACAACACTCGCCCAATCCACTGTTATATGATATAGAGACACAAAAAGCTGCATCTGCTGTTGCATCACCAGCAGATGCAGGTGGAGGGACACCAGCTGGAGCTGGCTGCTCAGCCGCATCATCAGGGGGACGCGGTGGAGCACTAGNNNNNNNNNNNNNNNNNNNNNNNNNNNNNNNNNNNNNNNNNNNNNNNNNNNNNNNNNNNNNNNNNNNNNNNNNNNNNNNNNNNNNNNNNNNNNNNNNNNNNNNNNNNNNNNNNNNNNNTGAAGGTCTGATGCAGAAGCTAGAAGAGTTTGATTAGATTAAAAGTTAATATAAGGCATTTAATGGACAGATGCTAAAAGAAGAAAGGCATGACTGCAACACAGAGGGTTTGTGttcagcagcaaaaaatgaagatgaagcTGAAATTGGTGAGAATCAGCACCTAGACCCAGAAAAAGTTTAAACCAAACTTACTGTTTTGTTTCCAGTTCATCTCTCATCACAGAATTATttccaaacagaagaaaaacagcaacCTAAAGTTTTACAGgattaaaattcttttttttttcatgacgtTAATTTTGGCTGTCACTTCCTCCTTCTGGGCAAACAGCGCCCTCAGCAGGCGAGCGGCCGtactgcagcagctcctccagcagcCTTCTCCGTCCCCATAGAGACAGGCTCCCACAACAGCACCGCTCGACCCGTCAGGGCTGCTGACAGCCTCGGCGCGAGCCTGAAGGCCTGCACTCACCACCGTTTTCCTCGAAAACCAGCTCCCGGATGGTTGCCAGTCAGATGTTTCATTATTGGATTAGCGACCATCAGCCGCCGCTTTATCCTGACACGCCAGAGATTTGCGTCTGTGGGCGGGGAGGAGTCTGTTATTCCACCGTTAGCTGCAGCCGGGCCGACATGTCGGCGTTTTAAGGGAACAGCCGTCAAAGCTGCCGCGAAGAGGACCCCGATGTGCTCGTAGAGGTGAGTCTGGGTGAGCTGTGTTTGGCTAGCTGCTGGTTGACAGTGCATTGAGGTGCAGCAAGGCTGGTTAGCTGGAAAAGACAAAACGCTGATGTCACAGAAGAAGACAGGGGATCAAAATGTCCTTCACCTTCTCCTGCAGCAACACAGATCTTTAATAAAACGTTTTTATCTGAGTCATAGTAGGTCACATAGGTGTCACATAGATGATCACTGTGTTGTTCCTCCTGCAGGATGGATGTGAGTGCTGGAAGAGACAGCACCAGGAGGAGAGGCGCAGCAGCCAGTCATGATGATGGTGGAGGTGATGGAGGAGCCATGGAGGCTCAGATTGTACAGCTGGACCTTTATGACTCTGCAAGGGCAAAAATCGAAGCAAACCTCCGCTGGCTCTTTGGAAAAGCCTATGGCACAGGTAGGTCTTCCTCTATAGGGGACTGCTCTCACCAAATTGATGCTTTATTGATGCTATTATTCAGGCTAAATAAACAGTTGGACATGGTGTATAAAACCAGacaaacaatagaaaaatatatctaGAGATTTGTCAAAATTGATTGAAAATTGATAGGAAAATATGCATAATTCACTTATTGctattaattataaatatacaCATTATTTTTCAGTAGATTGCTTGAGCAGATgcatataatcccacccctgcTTTGCTTTactagctttaaaaaaataaattaattctcCACCTAAACTATCAATATCTGGTTGTtaagtggccttgtggtagagtgtccagcctgaaactggaaggtcgtgagttcatatcctggccgagtcataccactaaatggttcctgaatgcggctgtgtctgcagctcaccgctcccccaggggatgggtcaaatgcagagaacacatttcacatacCTAAATGAGTGACAGTAgaacttaaacttttaaatttgaCTTAACCTCCAATGATTTATTGAGATTCAGGTCATTGAAAATGTCAATTAGTATCAGTGCATCAAAAATGGCATATATGATAATTATGTTGAAATACATAATGTAAATTATCATTTAGTAGTCCAGggcctttttgagcttttatttttactttatcatttatctaaaaaaaactttttttttttttttatcgatgTTTGATGTTCATTTTTTAGTACAGTCCCCActcctttttttacatttatatttcttttattacaaaaataattaacctAAAAATCGAAAAAAACTGTGTGAGTGAGTGttaaattgtgtcatttttgctgcaaaaattaatatcaaatatatgttaatattttatatatatgtctaATATATGTAGtatcaaatgtatgttttataaTAAATGGTTAAACATGTAGAGACAaattaaacatgaataaatctgtaaaaagtcaaaaacaatgtgaaaaaagttttaaaaaacggGCAATTTCCCACAAAACTATATACAAAGTTCCAAGCATTTATTCCAAAGGGGAACCACAATTGTGTAAtacctttttttgttatgtttattttaaactaaaatgttcaaatttttaaaacttttaaagtacttacatttttgaccaaaacaatGTAAACTGTAAATACAAACTGAGATCAGGGACTAGACAGTTAAAAGAAGCTGCAGGACATTATTGTGAAAGTCTGGTTTGTAACTGTAGATACTGTTCACCgcagatatttaaaaatattcaaagattAATGTTGTTTTCACTACATAGAACACCATAGAAAAATAGGAAATTAtgggatttttattatttatttgaccaTTGATGACCTTTTGGATCTAAAAAGAGTTAATTTCGAAATACTaagtttttaaagcatttattgtTATGTATAAATCAGACACAATAGGGGCATTCATAGATGTTTTTCCTTTAGGGAGTTCATTTTTCCTCTTATTTTGGAT from Oryzias melastigma strain HK-1 linkage group LG12, ASM292280v2, whole genome shotgun sequence carries:
- the LOC112163451 gene encoding neurogenic locus notch homolog protein 1, translated to MHRFLAKLFLLIPAIVPSQGLQCSLPTESCLNGGKCVAASSGNGVCRCPGDYIGNRCQYPSPCSPSPCRNGGRCRAVSRGNTFDFLCECPLGFTDRLCLTPSNHACMSTPCRNGGTCELIALTDFRCQCPPGWTGKSCQTPNPCASNPCANGGQCSSFDSTYRCTCPPNFHGQTCKLDVNECAQTPYLCLNGGICVNEVGSYHCRCPQEYTGQHCQTPYVPCSPSPCQNGGTCVQKEETTYDCSCLPGFMGQHCEHNIDDCPGHNCQNGGVCVDGVNTYNCQCPPHYTGQYCTENVDECEMMPNVCQNGGTCHDTHGSYHCVCVNGWMGDDCSKNIDDCATAACFHGATCHDRVASFICECPHGRTGLLCHLDDACISNPCQKGSNCDTNPVNGKAICTCPPGYTGSACNLDIDECALGANPCEHGGRCLNTLGSFQCKCVQGYEGPRCEMDVNECMSNPCQNDATCLDRIGGFHCICMPGYGGVFCHIEVDECASQPCLNNGKCIDKINSFHCECPKGFSGNQCQVDIDECASTPCRNGAKCTDGPNKYNCECAEGYTGQHCENDINECYSDPCHYGTCKDGLASFTCYCRPGYTGRLCETNINECLSQPCKNGGTCQDRENSYICSCPKGTAGFNCEINLDDCKSQPCDYGRCIDKINGYECACKPGYTGTMCNINIDDCAINPCHNGGTCIDGINSFTCLCPEGYNDATCLSQVDECSSNPCIHGLCQDLVNGYKCTCDSGWSGQNCDINNNECESNPCMNGGTCKDMTSGYHCTCRVGFTGPNCQTNINECASNPCLNQGTCIDDVAGYKCNCLLPYTGENCETLLAPCGSRPCKNGGVCKEAEDYQSFSCICPEGWQGQTCEIDINECVKSPCWNGALCFNTMGGYQCKCQPGFTGQKCETDIDDCKPNPCSNGGLCHDGISTFTCTCLPGFRGSRCEQDINECESNPCKNGANCTDCVNSYTCTCPTGFSGINCEINTNDCTDSSCFNGGTCVDGINSFTCLCLTGFTGSYCQFDINECDSKPCLNGGTCLDGYGTYKCTCPHGYTGVNCQHLVRWCDSSPCKNGGTCWQQGASYTCQCQTGWTGLYCDIPSVSCEVAAKQQGVEVNQLCRNSGQCLDAGNTHYCRCQAGYTGSYCQEQVDECSPNPCQNGATCTDYLGGYSCECVPGYHGVNCSKEINECQSQPCQNGGTCIDLINTYKCSCPRGTQGVHCEMNLDDCNPFNDPFTNEPKCFNNGRCVDRIGGYQCVCPPGYVGERCEGDVNECLSDPCDPSGSYNCIQLTNSYRCECRTGYTGQRCDKVFDGCKGRPCRNGGTCAVASNTPHGFICKCPPGFTGSSCEYDSHSCGSLNCKNGGTCVSGHLGPRCLCPSAFTGPECETPTDSLCISNPCYNGGTCQTTPNAPFFKCSCPSNFNGLLCHILDYSFVGGFGRDITPPPEVEVSCGIPQCDEWAGNHICDSLCNNHACGWDGGDCSLNFDDPWKNCSAALQCWRYFNDGKCDGQCNSPGCLYDGFDCQGQEGQCNPLYDQYCKDHYADGHCDQGCNNAECEWDGLDCANNMPEKLADGHLVLVVHIPPEVLKNRSSSFLRELSSVLHTNVVFRRDAKGEPMIFPYYGNEQDLVKHNMLKRSTDGWPEWASMPANILDEMKESVSSVVTSRKRRELDPVQVKGSIVYLEIDNRQCYQQSSECFQSATDVAAFLGALATSGHLKVPYIEAVTSVRPPGSTSELYPMYIVFLGLAALGFICLGVLVSRKRRREHGQLWFPEGFKVSEPSKKKRREPLGEDSVGLRPMKNSDINLMDDNQNEWVDDDPDCRRYRLEEQAMLDLCDHTDQRKWTQQHLDAADLRIASIAPTPPQGEIENDCMDVNVRGPDGFTPLMIASCSGGGLETGNSEEEEDPSVEIISDFIYQGANLHNQTDRTGETALHLAARYARSDAAKRLLESSADANVQDNMGRTPLHAAVAADAQGVFQILIRNRATDLDARMHDGTTPLILAARLAVEGMAEELINSHADPNATDDSGKSALHWAAAVNNVEAALVLLKNGANKDMQDNKEETPLFLAAREGSYETAKVLLDHFANREITDHLDQLPRDIAQERMHHDIVRLLDEYNVVRSPGLHSAPLNTSTLSPPLCSPNDYLGNLKSGQSVKKVRKISSSGKGGKDGCKDNKLKKKKSLDGKSNLLDTSAVLSPVESLESPHAYLSDVASPPMPSPFQQSPPMSLNQLQGSGDSHIGQVSMGKDLGCISFDPTPPRLSHLPVQSSNAQGTTSISNRGGQCDWVSRMHHDVSQQGSYTQAATHNMLGPLHGVSTATLSQIMGYQNVQTGHLGSPSHMLQQVHSRQLQHQNSNSTAAGQTLSQNFPTIELNGSELPQNSSSGRSVPIHTVMPQETQMLGTQFLTPPSQHSYSAPMDNTPSHQLQVPDHPFLTPSPGSPDQWSSSSPHSNLSDWSEGISSPPTSIHSQMNLIPDQFK